In Achromobacter spanius, the following proteins share a genomic window:
- the pdeR gene encoding cyclic di-GMP phosphodiesterase: MTENQDEKSILYTQFGTHSPYWRLSADSDAIQLAAIKGATNIALALRPDQADTVRSLTGITSSVRIDILLYGDLLRLHLVGRKINPNEWAGTASAYSDTESVAKDLVEGLSFAETVVSEANSVIVIVDQNGRVQRFNKLSEEYTGKREQDIVGRSVFEMFMTREEAIASRRNIAEFYKRGQSYEVERLINTVKGPRLFLFRNKFVTSGSGEKRVYLICSGTDITEERQAQERLRVLANTDMLTNLPNRHAITSRLKAALTAGQDGRGGVLFLDLDNFKRINDHYGHGFGDRLLKAVSVAISTCLSPGQTLARLGGDEFIVLQEQAQAWELEATAERIIERLREPFRQGLIEVYTSCSIGIAMYPDHGADLDSVVRSADIAMYVAKEAGRHTYRVFQPDMDRRNADYVWLDTNLRKALSENHLMLYYQPKLVGRTGEVHSVEALLRWRSPDRGMVCPGTFIPYAEESGLISPLGVWVMREAARQAAAWKRDGLNIRIAINMSARQLDDKGVVSDFMRAIGDAGLAPCMLDIELTESCLIDDEDAAIDLIKQFRQLGARVHLDDFGTGYSSLSQLARIPLDAIKLDASFVRGVNENPVSQALARAIVAVARTLELKVIAEGVETLEETAFLDTLGVDAKQGYLYAKPMPATEFVAWLAQRRRLHLIA, encoded by the coding sequence ATGACAGAGAATCAAGACGAAAAGTCGATCCTGTACACGCAGTTCGGTACGCACAGCCCTTATTGGCGTCTGTCGGCCGATAGCGACGCCATACAGTTGGCCGCCATCAAGGGGGCGACCAACATCGCATTGGCGCTGCGGCCGGATCAGGCAGACACGGTTCGATCGCTGACGGGGATTACCTCCAGCGTGCGCATCGACATCTTGCTGTACGGCGATCTGCTGCGCTTGCACCTGGTGGGCCGCAAGATCAACCCAAACGAATGGGCCGGCACCGCGTCCGCCTATTCCGATACCGAATCCGTCGCGAAGGACCTGGTCGAAGGCCTGTCGTTTGCCGAGACGGTGGTGTCCGAAGCCAATTCGGTAATCGTCATCGTGGACCAGAACGGCCGCGTGCAGCGCTTCAACAAGCTCAGCGAGGAATACACCGGCAAGCGCGAGCAAGACATCGTCGGGCGCAGCGTGTTCGAAATGTTCATGACGCGCGAAGAGGCCATTGCTTCGCGCCGCAATATCGCGGAATTCTACAAACGCGGCCAGTCGTATGAGGTCGAGCGCCTCATCAACACGGTCAAGGGCCCACGGCTCTTCCTGTTTCGCAACAAGTTCGTCACCAGCGGCAGCGGTGAAAAGCGTGTCTACCTGATCTGCTCGGGCACCGACATCACCGAAGAACGCCAGGCGCAGGAACGGCTGCGCGTGCTGGCCAATACCGACATGCTGACCAACCTGCCCAATCGGCATGCCATTACGTCGCGCCTGAAAGCGGCGTTGACGGCGGGGCAGGACGGGCGCGGCGGCGTGCTGTTCCTGGACCTGGACAACTTCAAGCGCATCAACGACCACTATGGCCACGGCTTCGGCGACCGCCTGCTCAAGGCCGTGTCGGTGGCGATTTCAACCTGCCTGTCGCCGGGCCAGACGCTGGCCCGCCTGGGGGGCGATGAGTTCATCGTGTTGCAGGAACAGGCGCAGGCCTGGGAATTGGAAGCCACTGCCGAACGCATCATCGAACGGCTGCGCGAGCCGTTCCGCCAGGGCTTGATCGAGGTCTACACCAGTTGCTCGATCGGCATCGCCATGTACCCCGACCACGGCGCCGACCTGGACAGTGTGGTGCGCAGCGCCGACATCGCCATGTATGTGGCCAAGGAAGCAGGGCGGCATACCTACCGCGTGTTCCAGCCCGACATGGACCGCCGCAACGCCGACTACGTGTGGCTGGACACGAACCTGCGCAAGGCCTTGTCCGAGAATCACCTGATGCTGTATTACCAGCCCAAGCTGGTGGGCCGCACCGGTGAAGTCCACAGCGTCGAAGCGCTGTTGCGCTGGCGCTCGCCCGATCGTGGCATGGTCTGCCCCGGCACCTTCATTCCCTATGCCGAAGAGTCGGGCCTGATCTCGCCGCTGGGCGTGTGGGTGATGCGCGAAGCCGCGCGCCAGGCCGCGGCCTGGAAGCGCGACGGCCTGAACATCCGCATCGCCATCAACATGTCGGCGCGGCAGTTGGACGACAAGGGCGTGGTCAGCGACTTCATGCGCGCCATTGGCGATGCGGGGCTTGCGCCCTGCATGCTGGATATCGAGCTCACGGAAAGCTGCCTGATCGATGACGAGGACGCCGCCATCGATCTCATCAAACAGTTCCGCCAATTGGGCGCGCGCGTGCACCTGGACGACTTCGGCACCGGCTATTCGTCGCTGTCGCAACTCGCGCGCATTCCGCTGGATGCCATCAAGCTGGACGCCAGCTTTGTGCGCGGCGTGAACGAGAACCCGGTGTCGCAAGCGCTGGCCCGCGCCATCGTGGCCGTGGCGCGCACGCTGGAATTGAAGGTGATTGCGGAAGGCGTGGAAACGCTTGAGGAAACCGCCTTCCTGGATACGCTGGGCGTGGACGCCAAGCAAGGCTATCTGTACGCCAAGCCCATGCCCGCGACTGAATTCGTTGCCTGGCTGGCTCAGCGGCGCCGGCTGCATCTGA